A genomic segment from Amycolatopsis camponoti encodes:
- a CDS encoding MFS transporter, which yields MGTVVEYYEFTVYGFLAVVFGPLFFPAASPVAATLSALTVFGAGYLARPLGGVVFGALGDRLGRRPVLMATLLMMGVSSALIGMLPTYASIGPAAPVLLLLLRLLQGFSAGGEWAGALTYVSEMAPPRKRALYGSIPAMGVGIGFLTAALMVALVASTGVGMSTWGWRIPFLVCVPLTAVCVALRYRLEDSPEFKAITRTAGGVSRTPVRETLRRHPLDVLRVAALTIGVLGPSILGKLYLSVHLVQVKKFPPVEVYFLLGLALAATVWIFPVMGAKSDARGRRPIAWIGLSAAVVLPVPLFLYVDAVSSALAVVPALLIYLVVEPFVSAAVFAGFPELFPTRTRFTGVSIGLNLGTIIAAGFGPAIAASLVASTGWAGAPGLWGSVCALIGLIALAGPRRTNTLENREVLHDEKR from the coding sequence GTCTTCGGGCCGCTGTTCTTCCCCGCCGCTTCGCCGGTGGCCGCGACGCTGTCGGCCCTCACGGTGTTCGGTGCCGGGTACCTGGCCCGGCCGTTGGGCGGCGTGGTGTTCGGCGCGCTGGGCGACCGTCTCGGGCGCCGCCCGGTCCTCATGGCCACACTTCTGATGATGGGGGTGTCGTCCGCCCTCATCGGGATGCTGCCCACCTACGCGTCCATCGGGCCGGCGGCGCCGGTCTTGCTGCTGCTTCTGCGGCTGCTCCAGGGCTTTTCCGCGGGCGGTGAATGGGCGGGAGCGTTGACCTACGTCTCCGAGATGGCACCGCCGCGCAAGCGCGCGCTGTACGGATCGATCCCGGCGATGGGTGTCGGCATCGGATTCCTCACCGCCGCGCTGATGGTGGCGCTCGTCGCGAGTACCGGTGTCGGCATGAGCACGTGGGGCTGGCGGATCCCGTTCCTGGTATGCGTTCCGCTCACCGCGGTCTGCGTGGCGCTGCGCTACCGCCTCGAAGATTCACCGGAGTTCAAAGCCATCACCCGCACTGCCGGCGGTGTCAGCCGGACGCCGGTTCGGGAAACGCTGCGCCGGCACCCGTTGGACGTGCTGCGTGTGGCGGCGCTGACGATCGGAGTTCTCGGGCCGTCGATCCTCGGTAAGCTCTACCTCTCCGTCCACTTGGTGCAGGTGAAGAAGTTCCCCCCGGTGGAAGTCTATTTCCTGCTCGGCTTGGCGCTGGCGGCGACGGTCTGGATCTTCCCCGTGATGGGGGCGAAGTCGGATGCCAGGGGCCGCCGCCCGATCGCCTGGATCGGCTTGAGCGCCGCTGTGGTGCTGCCGGTACCCCTGTTCCTCTACGTCGACGCGGTGAGCAGCGCACTGGCCGTCGTGCCGGCTCTGCTCATCTACCTGGTCGTCGAGCCGTTCGTCTCGGCTGCCGTTTTCGCCGGCTTCCCGGAGCTTTTCCCGACCCGCACCCGATTCACGGGTGTGTCCATCGGACTCAACCTCGGCACCATCATCGCCGCGGGCTTCGGTCCCGCCATAGCCGCCTCGCTCGTCGCTTCGACGGGATGGGCCGGAGCGCCGGGCCTGTGGGGCTCCGTCTGCGCACTCATCGGCCTGATCGCGCTCGCCGGACCACGCCGGACGAACACGCTCGAGAACAGGGAGGTTCTCCACGATGAAAAACGGTGA
- a CDS encoding MBL fold metallo-hydrolase, with the protein MKNGEGRPRPLGQLTPHVYVEAGTRGCDPGFVVTSDGVVVIDTPQLPTHALAMRHQAESHGPIRYVVNTEHHVDHIFGNYFFAGAGLVVHHRGVFDNFMTVYDLDPFAFAVKAAQDDDPAGAELIPERGEYYDDPNKGDIVFTGDLTLRLGEHTFELLHTPGHTPGQVAVHVPEERTVFTGDTIFSGCQTWLMTSDVDQWLRSLDRIAQLDVDHVVPGHGAITTLDAVREQRAVLLGWKSAVADAVAKGWSRDETIQRVTFAEACRTDVGLDHLMDYIQAENAGALYDTITGARGETC; encoded by the coding sequence ATGAAAAACGGTGAAGGGCGGCCCCGGCCGCTCGGGCAGCTGACCCCCCACGTGTACGTGGAAGCCGGCACTCGCGGGTGCGACCCCGGCTTCGTCGTGACGTCGGACGGGGTGGTCGTCATCGACACCCCCCAGCTGCCGACGCACGCACTCGCCATGCGGCACCAGGCGGAAAGCCACGGCCCCATCCGCTACGTCGTCAACACCGAACACCACGTCGACCACATCTTCGGCAACTACTTCTTCGCCGGTGCCGGTCTGGTGGTCCACCACCGAGGCGTGTTCGACAACTTCATGACCGTCTACGACCTGGATCCGTTCGCCTTCGCGGTCAAAGCCGCCCAGGACGACGATCCTGCCGGAGCGGAGCTGATCCCCGAACGTGGCGAGTACTACGACGACCCCAACAAGGGCGACATCGTGTTCACCGGCGACCTGACGCTGAGGCTGGGAGAACACACCTTCGAGCTGCTGCACACACCGGGACACACGCCGGGCCAGGTCGCCGTGCACGTTCCCGAGGAACGTACGGTCTTCACCGGTGACACCATCTTCTCCGGGTGCCAGACCTGGCTGATGACTTCCGACGTCGACCAGTGGCTGCGCTCGCTCGACCGGATCGCCCAGCTCGACGTCGACCACGTCGTGCCCGGTCACGGTGCGATCACCACTCTCGACGCCGTTCGGGAGCAGCGGGCGGTGCTGCTGGGCTGGAAGAGCGCCGTCGCCGATGCCGTGGCCAAGGGGTGGTCCCGCGACGAAACGATTCAGCGAGTCACCTTCGCCGAAGCGTGCCGGACCGACGTCGGCCTGGATCACCTGATGGACTACATCCAGGCGGAAAACGCGGGAGCGCTGTACGACACCATCACCGGCGCAAGGGGTGAGACGTGC